One Coffea eugenioides isolate CCC68of chromosome 2, Ceug_1.0, whole genome shotgun sequence genomic window, TTGTCAACCTTGGCTTTTGTCGGTCAAACACATAGAATTCCACAAATCATAGGACACGAATACTTTCTCAGTAGTGCCACCAAAAAGACTAACATGCCACTGCCACCTCGAATTGAATTATTTGGATTTTAAATTATATGCACGAATTTGTTTGTTTATATTATCAAcccatttttaattatttttttcttttatatacgTCATGTAAGAAAAGTAGTATTTTATTCCTCTTTTAATGAAATGTTTTGGATACtcctactatttttttttcttattttcaattaTTTAAAGAACAAAGagaattagattttttttctaaactAAACTCTCACATTTGGGTTCGATAGCAATTAATTAGACTTATATTAGACATCAATGTTAAGGATCAAATTTTCATAAATCGCTCTCGAGCATTAGAATATCTATCAAAGTGTAACGTTAATACCAGAAGAAGtcaggccttgtttggattgtaatttttttttaaaaaaaatatttacatttttcttgaaacacattttttaattacatttttattttatatatatcaaatcgttatagtatatttttctataaaaatttcaaaaaataacaatccaaactaAACCTTAGACTATAAAACTTATAGCTTTGAATGGATTGCAAAATCCCAAATTAAAAAcgcaaattttttatttttgcaaagATTGATATTGCATTAATATTTGAGTTCTGGCAATATCATTCACCTTCATCAAATACTTGGAGATAAACCGTTAAATCGTAATATTAGAACATAATGAGATGTTTTCTCAAATAAAATTGACATAATTGGATTTAAACCAAGTAATCAGCAGCTTAGTTGACGGGATACTTTACTTTACATATACGAAAGCaaccaaaaaagagaaaaaaaaaaaaccttgtcTAATTTGTATGATTAGAAATGGTAGTAATAGAGAGTGACAtcgaaaagaaaatgaaagaaagaaaccGTATGAGGAGTGTGAACAGTAGCAGTATGATTGAATAGGGCCAATTTCATCAACTTTCATTTCGACACTTGGCTAGAAAGATTACTACTAACCAAAAATGAAGagtaaataaaaccaaaaaacaTTTGCCTAATTGGaacaaagaagagaaaaaggaagaaagaacaAAATAGAAAGGGAAGCAAAGAAAAGGGACTGTTTGGGTCTACGCCTACCGCACAACACACAGTCACACACTCCCTGTGGGCCCCCATCCCTCCCTCCATCCCTCGTCCGTCACTGTGACCAGCATTTAATAATTTAAAGAATTCACAGATTGGATAGAATCTCTATAAAGACTCTTTCCAGTGCATTCAATCCAAAAATCCTTTCGATCTTTTATCCTTCCCAACTTCCCCGTGCCTTTTTCCCTTCTGGCCTTCTCTCCTCTTCACTCttctctttccttctttcttggTCTACCGATCAACTGTTTGTTCATTTGCTCTCCTGCTATGAAGTTATGGAGCTGGGCCTGAGCTTGGGAGGAGAAAATCCGTCAAAACCGTTTGGGTTCACAGCAAAAGCCAATGGGTCGTCTGAAAACCAAAACCATCCTAATAACACCAACAACAAAGATTCCTCCTCATCTGCTAAACTTGGCTTAGGGTTCTGCATGGCCTTGGGCATCAACAACAACTCAAATGAGACGAGGGAATCAAGGAGAAATAGTGAATCTAAAGACAATGATGGTATGGATGCTGATGCTGATGATgtagatgaagatgatgatcgTACTTCTTCTGAACACACTAGAGATGACGATGATCGAAGAAGAGGGATCTCTGTTGATACCCCTCTTCAGCTTAATCTTCTTCCGCTTGCTCCTGTCCCTCGTCGTACACCAATCCATACCCAACCACTCCGTTGGTCATCTGATAACGGTACATGgttctatttattttttgtggtatatatatatatatacagatATATATTTTAAGACAGTTGCCTTGAAAACTCGTACTATCCATTGCTACCTACCTACCTTGTGGGTGATGTACTaatctttatttctttttggctttttttttatAGGGAGTTCTGGGTCGTCGGGGAACGTGGGGTTACCGGTGGTGGGGAGGGGATTTGACGTGAACAGGGTGCCGGCGGTAGGTGGGGTTGCGGAGGAGGTGTCGTCGCCAAACAGTGTGGCGTCGTCATTTCAGATGGATTTTAGCATTTTCAGAGGCGGTGGAAATCTTGGGAATGGTGGAAACAAAAGGGACTTCGGAGCTGCTGCTGGAAACGACGTCGTGGAGGCTGAGAGAACATCCTCAAGAGCCAGTGATGAGGATGAAAATGGTCTTAATACTCGGAAGAAACTTAGACTGTCTAAAGAACAGTCTGCTTATCTTGAAGAAAGCTTCAAAGAGCACAACACCCTCAATCCggtaaagaacaaaaaaaaaaaaaaactggatagattttcttttcttgaagcCTTTTTCTATTATTCCTGTTTAAAAAATCAGAATAAAATCTTGTTTGATGATTAGTTTCTGATGTATGTATATTTGCCTTTGATGATTTTTTGGCAGAAGCAAAAGCTTGCGCTTGCAAAACAGCTTAATCTTAGGCCTCGACAGGTTGAAGTTTGGTTTCAGAACCGAAGAGCAAGGTGTGTACTAATTTACAATTAATTAGATATTTCATCCAACCCAACCCTTTTCTGATTGTCTCGTTGCGTGAGATTCCTGGGGTGATTGATGTTTGAGTTTCTTGAATATCCATGTTTAGATCCTCTTATGATTCTTGTCTGTAAAATTTGCAGGACAAAGTTGAAGCAAACGGAGGTGGATTGCGAGTACTTGAAGAGGTGTTGCGAAACTTTGACAGACGAGAACAGAAGGCTGCACAAGGAACTGCAAGAATTGAGAGCCCTCAAGACTTCCAACCCATTCTACATGCAACTCCCGGCCACCACGCTCACCATGTGTCCCTCTTGTGAACGCGTGGCAACAACTTCCACCACCACGGCCGCCGCCGCCGCCCCTGTTCCCTcaaccaccaccaccacaaccACCACGCCTGCCaccaatgttaaaagtaccaccACGGCCACCACCACAACTAGTGACAATGCTCCAAAAGCCATCCCATTTCCCATCTCTAGACCAAGGTTCTACCCTTtcgctgctgctgctgctgctgctgcacaTACAAACCAtccccaccaccaccaccaccaccaccaccagtcTGCAGCCTCATAAATATggacacaaaacaagaaaagaatcCCAAAATGGTCCCGAGTACTATTATTATTAGTTGGAGATATTAATATTACTAAAATCTTTGTGACTTTGTTTTGGCATTTACTCCTTACCAGCTAGTGGATGGTATGTCTCCTCATGTGTACATACTACAAATCTTTGGTTGTTGGCttgattgatttttcattttccgGGGGAAGAAGGGTTCTTCCTTCTCAAATTGGAGCATTTTTTTAGCTCATGGATGTATTAAATTAT contains:
- the LOC113762506 gene encoding homeobox-leucine zipper protein HOX11-like, giving the protein MELGLSLGGENPSKPFGFTAKANGSSENQNHPNNTNNKDSSSSAKLGLGFCMALGINNNSNETRESRRNSESKDNDGMDADADDVDEDDDRTSSEHTRDDDDRRRGISVDTPLQLNLLPLAPVPRRTPIHTQPLRWSSDNGSSGSSGNVGLPVVGRGFDVNRVPAVGGVAEEVSSPNSVASSFQMDFSIFRGGGNLGNGGNKRDFGAAAGNDVVEAERTSSRASDEDENGLNTRKKLRLSKEQSAYLEESFKEHNTLNPKQKLALAKQLNLRPRQVEVWFQNRRARTKLKQTEVDCEYLKRCCETLTDENRRLHKELQELRALKTSNPFYMQLPATTLTMCPSCERVATTSTTTAAAAAPVPSTTTTTTTTPATNVKSTTTATTTTSDNAPKAIPFPISRPRFYPFAAAAAAAAHTNHPHHHHHHHHQSAAS